GAACACGAGGTGCACCACGTGGCCACCGACCTCGCCCGCTGGTCGCGCCGGCACGGCGAGCTGATCGCGGACGCGGCGCCGCGCTACGGCGGCGCGACCGGGCCGGGAGGCGGGCAGGAGGCGGCCGGGCGGGGCGCGGAGGACAGCGACGACGTGCCGCCGCTGCTGCTTGACCTGCGCGCCCTCCACCTCGCGGCCTCGGGCAACGCGGTGTACTGGGAGATGCTGGGGCAGGCCGCGCGGGCGACGCGGGACGAGCGGCTGCTCGGCCTCGCGGACACGTGCCTGCCGCGCGTGCTGCGCCAGGCCGGCTGGGCGCGGACCATGCTCACGACGCAGTCGCCGCAGCTGATCGTCGCGGGCTGAGGCCGCCCGCGAGCACGCCGGGCGGCCCGGCCGGGACCCGGCCGGGCTCGGCTCCCGCGGCCGGGCTCAGCGCTTGCGGTCGGAGAGGATGACCAGACCGGTGATCACCGCGAACAGCACGATCGGGGTCACCACGAAGTAGCCGATCGTCTCCGCGACGCTCAGCCCGGTGCCCGGGTCGTCGCCGTCGTCGCGCGTGAGCGCCTGGGCCGCCGGGGATGCCATCAGCGTCAGCAGCAGCGCGCCGACCGAGACGGTCGCGGCACGCGCGCCGCGCTTGGAGTTCTTCACGTTGACCACGCCCCCACAGTAACGAACGCCCCCGCGCCGCCCGCTCACGCCCCCGCCGTGGGGTGCCGCGCGATCTCCTCCCGGACGGCCCGCACCAGCCGCGCCACGCGCGCCGACCCCGCCAGCTCCTCAAGGGTGACCGGCCGGCCGGCGCCGTCCGCGACGGGCAGCCGCCAGTTCGGGTACTCCTGCCACGTGCCCGGCAGGTTCTGCGGGCGCCGGTCGCCGACGGTGTCGGGCAGCCAGATGCCGACCATGCGGGCCGGGGTGCGGGCCAGGTAGCGGTAGGCCGCGGTGATCCGCTGCTCCTCGCCGGCCGCGCGCGGCAGCAGCCCGAGCCGCGCCAGCTCCTCCAGCCACTCGGCGCTCTCCCCGAGCGCGGCGCGCAGCGCGTCGGCCGCCTGCTCCTCCGTCAGCAGGCCGAGGCGCTGCCGCAGCCGCACGTGGTCGCCGTCGAAGCGGGCGGCGGTCGAGGGCAGGTCGTGCGTGGTGGCGGTGGCCAGGCAGCCGGCACGCCACTCGGCGGGCCGCAGCGGCGGCTTGCCGCGGCGCTCCCAGTGCCGTTCGAACCACAGCACGGACGTGCCGACCACGCCGCGCTCGGCCAGGTCCTCGCGCACCCCGGGCTCCACCGTTCCCAGGTCCTCGCCCACCAGCACCGCCCCGGCCCGGTGCGCGGCGAGCGAGAGGACGCCGAGCATGGCGTCGGCGTCGTAGGACACGTACGTGCCCCGGTCGGGCGGCGCGCCCTCGGGAATCCACCACAGCCGGAACTGGCCCATCACGTGGTCCACGCGCAGCGCGCCCGCGTGCCGCAGCAGGCCGTCGAGCAGGTCGCGGTAGGGCGCGTAGCCGCGTTCCGCGAGCGCGTCGGGCCGCCAGGGCGGCAGCCCCCAGTCCTGGCCGCGCTCGTTGAACGCGTCCGGCGGCGCGCCCGCCGACATGCCGGTGGCCAGCACGTCCTGCTGCGCCCAGGCGTCCGAGCCGTGCGGGTGGACGCCGAGCGCCAGGTCGTGCACGAGCCCGATCGGCATGCCGGCGGCCTGCGCGACGCGCTGGGCGCGGGCCAGCTGGGTGTCGGTGAGCCAGGCCAGCCAGCTGTGGAAGTCGATCCGCGCCAGGTGGTCGCCGCGGGCGCGCGCGGTCGCGGGCGAGCGCGGGTCGCGCAGCCCGGCCGGCCACGCGCGCCAGTCGGGGCCGTGCAGCTCGGCCAGCGCGCACCACGTCGCGTGGTCTTCGAGCGCCTGGCCCTGGCTCGCGAGGAACGCGCAGTAGGCGGCGTGCCGCCCGGGGCCGAGCGGCACCTGGCGGACGATCTCCAGGGCCCTGAGCTTCAGGGCCCAGACCGCGTCCCGGTCGATGGGCCGGTCCTCGCGCAGCACGGCCTGCCGCAGCGCGGCGGCCCGCGCGACGAGGCCGTCGGCCTCGCGCCTGGCCTCGGCGCCGAGGTAGGCGTACTCGGGGATGTCCTCGATCCGCAGGTGCACCGGGTCCGCGAAGCGGCGCGTGCCCGGCCGGTAGGGCGAGGGGTCGGTGGGCGCGCCGGGGGCGCCGGGAACGGCGGCGTGCAGCGGGTTCAGCTGGATGAAGCCGGCGCCCAGCGTGTGCCCGGCCCAGCTGGCGAGGTCGGCCAGGTCCACCAGGTCGCCCATGCCCCAGGAGCGGGCGGAGAGCACCGAGTACAGCTGGACGAGCAGGCCGAGCGTGCGGCCGGGCGGCCCCGGCAGGCGCGGCGGGGGAACGATCAGCGCGGCCCGTTCCGCGCGGCCGTCGGGCGTGCGCGCGTACAGCGCGTGGTGTCCTGGCGCCAGGGGCGGGCCGCCGGCCCAGTCGCGGTCGGTGCCGTCCTCGGTGACCACGCGCAGGACGGTGCCCGCCGGGACCTCGGGCGGCGCCTGGCCCGGGCGCCGCACGACGGTCGGCGGCAGCAGCCGCTCCTGGCGCGGCCTGGGCCGTTCCGCGTCCACTCCGAGCGCGGCAAGGACGGCCACGACGGTGTCCCGGGGAACGTCGACACGGCGGCCGGGGGACGGTGCGTACGAGGTCGCGACGCCGTGCGCCGCGGCGAGGCGCGACAGCCTCTCCGTGTCCATCAGGCTCCGACGTCTCTTTCGTGTGTTCTTGATCTTCGGCTTGGTGCTTGTCGTGCTCTCCGTGCCTGTCGTGCCGGTCCTGCTCGTCGTGCTGCCGGAACGTCCGCCGCGCCTCAGGCCTCGACGGACTCCGCGCCCCCGTGCCCGTTGGGCTCGGCGGTCAGGGGCGGTTCCACGGCCAGCGGCTGCTCCGCGGTGAGGGGCGTCAGGTCGCCGAGCGGCGGCTCACTGGTCAGGGGCATCTCGCGGGCCGTGGTCGGACCTGGCGCGGGGATGAGCGCGGAGATGTCCAGTTTGTCGTCGATCCGGGCTGCTGGGGCCACGGGTCACTCCGTTCACTGACGGCGGTGGGCTCGGTACTGCTCTACCCAGTGAACGCCACGACATCCGTCCCCGCGACGGGAAAGCGACCCACTTCACGCCCTCCTCGACGGAAGATCTCGCGTCCGCGTCCCCGCGAGTACCAGGAATTGCGGAATCCATGCCTCCCGGTCAGGCGGGTCTGCCCTCGATCCGCGCCAGCGCGTCGTCGGCTCCGTAGGGGCGCAGGTAGGGCATCCAGCGCGGGTCGCGGTGCCCGGTGCCGATGATGCGCCAGGCCAGCCCGGACGGCGGTCCCGGCGGGTGCCGCAGCCGCCAGCCCAGCTCGGCGACGTGCCGGTCGGCCTTGATGTGGTTGCAGCTGCGGCACGCGGCGACGACGTTCTCCCACGCGTGCTGCCCGCCCCTGCTGCGCGGCACGACGTGGTCCACGCTCGTCGCGACGCCGCCGCAGTACGCGCAGCGCCCGCCGTCGCGCGCGAACAGCGCCCTGCGGGTGAGCGGGACCGCGGTGCGGTACGGGACGCGGACGAAGCGCTTGAGCCGCACGACGCTCGGCGCGGGGATGGCGTGGGTGGCGCTGCGCATCAGGGCGCCGGAGTCCTCCAGGCACACGGCCTTGTCGTTGAGCAGGAGGATCAGTGCGCGGCGGACCGGTACGACACCAAGCGGCTCGTACGACGCGTTGAGGACCAAGACGTGTGGCACGGACGCCCTCCGTTTCCGTCGGCGGCGCGTGGCTCGCGCCGGGACGATCTCCCTCAGTGTGTCCCGCGCGGGGCCGTCGGCGCCACCACGATCGCGAAATGCGCTGATTGTGTCGTTGGCCACAGCGGCCTCCCGCGTCACGCGCGACCGCGGGCGTGTCAGGGGCACCGACTACCGTGGGACGGCCGGCGGAGCACGTCCGCCGGGGTTTCGAAGGGCAGCGCGGAGGCCGGCCGCATGGGACAGAACTGGGAAGCCTGGGTCGCCTCGGGGCTGCGGATCGCGTTGATCGCCGTCGTCGCGCTCGTCATCCGCTTCGCGGTGCGCCGGGCCATCACCCGGCTGATAACGCGGCTGAACCGCGAGGACAAGGGCCGGCGGCGCGCCGGCTCCTTCGGCGGGCTGCTCGCGACCCCGGAACGGCGCAGGCAGCGTTCGGAGACCATCGGCTCGGTGCTGCGCAGCACGGCCTCGGTCGTGGTGCTCGGCACGGCGGCGCTGATGGTGCTCTCCGAGCTGGGCGTGCAGCTCGGCCCGCTGATGGCGAGCGCGGGCATCGCGGGCGTGGCGATCGGCTTCGGGGCGCGCAGCGTGGTCGCGGACGTGCTGGCAGGGATGTTCATGCTGCTTGAGGACCAGTACGGCGTGGGCGACACCATCGACGTCGGCGAGGCCACGGGGACGGTGCTGGAGATCGGGCTGCGCGTGACGACGCTGCGCGGCGAGAACGGCGCGACCTGGTACGTGCGCAACGGCGAGATCGCCCGGGTCGGCAACCTCAGCCAGGGCTGGGCGACGGCCGAGGTCGAGGTGACGGTGCCCGCGGACGCCGGTCTCGATCGCGTGCGGGAGGTCATCGCGGAGACGGGCGCGGAGCTGGCCGCCTCGGCGCCCTGGGACGAACTGCTGTGGGGCGAGGGCGTGGAGGTGCTCGGCCTTGAGTCGGTCACCGCGGAGGAGATGGTCGTGAAGGTGGCCGCCCGCACCCAGCCCGGGGCCGCGGAGCGGGTGGCCAGGGAGCTGCGCTGGCGCGTCAAGCGGGCGCTGGACGAGGCGGGGGTCGCGGGCTCAGGCAGCACGGGCGGCACGGGCGGCACGGTGCCGGGTCAGGCCGAGGGCTGAGCCGGGACGACGGGCGCGGCCCGGCGCGTTGTCCGTGGCGTGCGTCACCATATGGCGTATGACCGCCACCTCACCGCCTCCTCTCACCATCCGCCCCTACGAGCCGGGGGACCTCGACGCGCTGCGGGACATCTGCGTGCGGACGGGCCTCTACGGCCAGGACGCCACCCCGCACTACCGGGACCCCGCGGTGCTGCCCGCGCTGTTCGCCGAGCCGTACGCCGCGTTCGACCCCGGTCTGGTGTTCGTCGCGGACAACGGGCAGCGCGCCATCGGGTACGTGGTGGGGACGGCGGACAGCGCCGCGTTCTTCGCCGCGTTCCGCGAGCGGTGGCTGCCGCGGTTCGCCGAGCGCTTCCCCGAGCCGAGCGGGCCGCTTGAGGGCCCGGAGGAGCAGGTCAGGTACCTGCTGCACCACGCGGAGGACATGCTCGACGCCGAGGTCGCCGCCGAGTATCCCGCGCACCTGCACATAGACCTGCTGCCCGAGGGGCAGCGGCGGGGTCTCGGCCGGCGTCTGCTCGCCACCCTGTTCGACGCCCTGCGCGAGCGCGGCGTGCCCGGCGTCCACCTGGGGATGAGCCCGCTCAACGACGGCGCGCGCCGCTTCTACGAGCGCGTCGGCATGACGCGGCTGCCGCAGCGCGGCGACGGGTCCGTCATCCACTTCGCGCAGCGGCTGTGAGCCGGGCGCGGGCGGCGGTGCGGGGGCCGCGGGCGCGGTGAGCCGGGCGCGCGGGCCGTGCGGCGGCCACGGCGGGGAACCGCGCGGCGGCCCGGCGCGTGTTCCCCACCGCGGCGCCGCGCCCGGGCGGCAGCCGCGGCGCGGCGTACATCGCGAAACCGACAAGATCCAGGCAAAGGCTGTGTGGCGACCGGACACCAGCGGCATACTGCTGGCCGTGGCCCGTGCCGACATGTGAGGGGGAGGGCCCGGAACGTGACTCACCCGCCGAGCGCACCGCCCGCCCCGCCGCAGCCGCCGGCGCGGGCACCGGTGCCGCTCGCG
Above is a genomic segment from Streptomyces marincola containing:
- the malQ gene encoding 4-alpha-glucanotransferase, giving the protein MDTERLSRLAAAHGVATSYAPSPGRRVDVPRDTVVAVLAALGVDAERPRPRQERLLPPTVVRRPGQAPPEVPAGTVLRVVTEDGTDRDWAGGPPLAPGHHALYARTPDGRAERAALIVPPPRLPGPPGRTLGLLVQLYSVLSARSWGMGDLVDLADLASWAGHTLGAGFIQLNPLHAAVPGAPGAPTDPSPYRPGTRRFADPVHLRIEDIPEYAYLGAEARREADGLVARAAALRQAVLREDRPIDRDAVWALKLRALEIVRQVPLGPGRHAAYCAFLASQGQALEDHATWCALAELHGPDWRAWPAGLRDPRSPATARARGDHLARIDFHSWLAWLTDTQLARAQRVAQAAGMPIGLVHDLALGVHPHGSDAWAQQDVLATGMSAGAPPDAFNERGQDWGLPPWRPDALAERGYAPYRDLLDGLLRHAGALRVDHVMGQFRLWWIPEGAPPDRGTYVSYDADAMLGVLSLAAHRAGAVLVGEDLGTVEPGVREDLAERGVVGTSVLWFERHWERRGKPPLRPAEWRAGCLATATTHDLPSTAARFDGDHVRLRQRLGLLTEEQAADALRAALGESAEWLEELARLGLLPRAAGEEQRITAAYRYLARTPARMVGIWLPDTVGDRRPQNLPGTWQEYPNWRLPVADGAGRPVTLEELAGSARVARLVRAVREEIARHPTAGA
- a CDS encoding HNH endonuclease, producing MPHVLVLNASYEPLGVVPVRRALILLLNDKAVCLEDSGALMRSATHAIPAPSVVRLKRFVRVPYRTAVPLTRRALFARDGGRCAYCGGVATSVDHVVPRSRGGQHAWENVVAACRSCNHIKADRHVAELGWRLRHPPGPPSGLAWRIIGTGHRDPRWMPYLRPYGADDALARIEGRPA
- a CDS encoding mechanosensitive ion channel family protein, coding for MGQNWEAWVASGLRIALIAVVALVIRFAVRRAITRLITRLNREDKGRRRAGSFGGLLATPERRRQRSETIGSVLRSTASVVVLGTAALMVLSELGVQLGPLMASAGIAGVAIGFGARSVVADVLAGMFMLLEDQYGVGDTIDVGEATGTVLEIGLRVTTLRGENGATWYVRNGEIARVGNLSQGWATAEVEVTVPADAGLDRVREVIAETGAELAASAPWDELLWGEGVEVLGLESVTAEEMVVKVAARTQPGAAERVARELRWRVKRALDEAGVAGSGSTGGTGGTVPGQAEG
- a CDS encoding GNAT family N-acetyltransferase, giving the protein MTATSPPPLTIRPYEPGDLDALRDICVRTGLYGQDATPHYRDPAVLPALFAEPYAAFDPGLVFVADNGQRAIGYVVGTADSAAFFAAFRERWLPRFAERFPEPSGPLEGPEEQVRYLLHHAEDMLDAEVAAEYPAHLHIDLLPEGQRRGLGRRLLATLFDALRERGVPGVHLGMSPLNDGARRFYERVGMTRLPQRGDGSVIHFAQRL